A region from the Andrena cerasifolii isolate SP2316 chromosome 11, iyAndCera1_principal, whole genome shotgun sequence genome encodes:
- the LOC143374884 gene encoding Golgi-associated plant pathogenesis-related protein 1-like: MDRFCYSNFPPNFVGCFLKLHNQYRARHKSPPLKLDKKLSEYAQEWAESLAERGVLCYRPDTKYGENIFVSFWRNVPHRISPKDPIDAWYREGKYFKYGDPTPKNLKDVRHFTQLVWAGTKTMGLGMATAANGKIYLVCNYHPRGNVSGEFASNVMPSSQVNGLFNHQTRRKIPDRQTPPWFSIRGVV, from the exons ATGGA CCGTTTTTGTTACAGCAATTTCCCGCCGAATTTCGTGGGATGCTTCTTGAAATTGCATAATCAGTACCGAGCCAGGCACAAGTCCCCCCCGTTGAAGCTCGACAAGAAG CTGAGCGAGTACGCGCAAGAATGGGCAGAGAGTTTGGCGGAACGGGGTGTTCTCTGTTACAGACCGGATACGAAGTACGGCGAAAACATCTTCGTAAGCTTCTGGAGGAACGTGCCTCACAGAATAAGTCCGAAGGACCCGATAGATGCTTG GTACAGAGAGGGTAAATACTTCAAGTACGGAGACCCGACGCCGAAGAATCTAAAAGacgtgcgccacttcacgcagcTGGTATGGGCCGGGACGAAGACGATGGGTCTGGGAATGGCCACCGCGGCCAATGGGAAAATTTATCTAGTTTGCAACTATCATCCCCGTGGAAACGTCAGTGGTGAATTCGCGAGCAACGTGATGCCGTCGAGCCAGGTAAATGGTCTGTTCAATCATCAGACTCGCCGTAAAATTCCCGATCGTCAAACGCCTCCTTGGTTTAGCATTCGCGGGGTTGTATAG